The DNA segment tacatgaaatggaaaaggaatataaaaatgtcttatttgaagaagaaaaaaaggactTTTTTAATAAGGAAATCAATGgctaaaaaatacataaataaaagaaaatagggTAATTTCTTCCATTTGCATTTTCTCAAGAATTAGGCGAAGCATTTTCACTCCATTTTATTTCCTGATCATATATCATGACTCTCTTAACCATGCATCAATAATAATATGTGATCATATTCATtcacttaatttatttattatactttCTAGTAGACGCGGGATGTGCAAAATTCATATGtaggtttattttttaattttccttcATACACTATTGACAACTATCGAAAAATTTATCCTCCAATCATcacaaattacatttttatctctatttctagattaaattttaataatttatttaaataaattattaataattaaaaataattttatatcacaatttaaattattcatcatAAATTCAAActatgatttatatatatttaaagtattaattattatataatgtttatacttaaaaatgtttatttatcatgattttaatcatattaaaataaacattcgAGTATAATGAAATTACTGACATAGTAATTGCTAtcattataaaaacaattagtACAAGAAATCAGATTTctcaacaataaaaataaaatataatagtatATTTATTACTTGAACGTAACTTTCTTGCTGAGGCGGCAAGCGAAGTTGTTTCAATATGGTTCATCCAAATTTATTTGGCGAAGATGAATATAAGAACGACTATTTAGTAGTTCGTTGATGCTGTAACTGTGACACAGTGAGAGTGTGAGATAATGGACGAAATTTTACGACGTCTTTCTGCGGTGGCCGAGTATCGAAGAAAGTTTTACCTTTGTCAAATAATCCATTACAGAATCCGAGCAggttctttttttgtttcttctttgaaacttttttcacttctttttgaTATATTCTTTTCAAAGTTTTCTTTCTGCATTTGATCAGCCAAAAGGGTTTTGCGGGATGCAAAGAAGGAATATGCGACAACTCAGTCCCTGAGGAGGGGTGGCCAACTCGTTACTCTTGTTGAAGGGCCTTATAATGATCACAATCAACGCTGTAAGAATAAACTTTCTTTTCTACGTTTCTTGAATCAACACTGTTGTGTGCAAGAATAACTCATTTCATGGTTTAACTTGTTTTCGCTTGAGGCTATCATTGTTTTAATAAATGGAAATGTTAACTGGTTGAcatggaaaagtttttatctcACTTAATTGCATTCGTTGTGCTTTTATTGttgccactttttttttcccggCCCGCAAATTTGAtcctcattattttaattatataacttttatttattcaataatttaacttctaatatttaaaagaaatgttgatgatgtagAAGAGTGTTCCTTGGATGTCAAATGTTATCAAATCAACATTTCGGATAAATATTGCACGTCgagtaaataaaaattgtacaattaaaatggTAAAGAACaaattcatgataaaaaaaaaatagaagattaaatttgaaaattaacaaCAATATAGAGATCAAAAGTGCATTAGAATTTTCAGTTACTGAAAACAGGCATACTCTTAATTTTTGctttgttgaattctttttataaACTGTTTCATTTGTTAGTCCTCTTGTTAGCCATAAAGTTGTGTGATTTGGTTTGAGATAATCAATCAAGCATTGTATGTGATTTGAATCCTTTCAGTTATAGTAAAATCAAGCAGTGGAGCAGATAGACATATAGTTGGCATTCATAGTAAGGTGGAGAAGGAGAAGCTAGTTCCAGGCACAAGAGTTAGCCTGGATAGGACTACCATGACCATTATGAGAATTCTTCCGCCCCAAGTATATACATCCATCATCTATCTATTGTGTTTGCATGGCTGATTACTATTCTACATTAATTGTTGACATGCATGCTACTATTTTATTCATCATTTCACAGGTTGACCCTTTTGTGTATAACATGCTTCATGAAGACCCTATAAATGCTAATTACTCTGCACTTAGAGAGCTTACAGAACAGATTCGAGAACACGGGGAATCGATTGAACTCCCTCCTGAGCTTAATCTCAAGgttatgtgtgtgtatatatccATCATTTATTGTCTTGGGCTGATTACTATTCTACAGTACAATATTGTTGACATGCTAGTTTTATATTCATCATTTGACAGGTTAACTATATTGTGAATAATATAATTGAACTTGAACTTGAAGGAGGGGACACGGGACATGTTAAGTACGCTGCAGTTGGAGGGCTTTCAGATCAGATTCGACAACTCAGGGAATCGATTGAACTGCCTTTAACGAATCCTGAGCTTTTTCTCAGGGTTGGAATTGGAATGAAACTCCCCAAGGTATGGTATGAAACATTTTGTATGAATGACTTAAGATTTATGTTTGATAAAGGAAAATATTCTCAAACAGGGTGTTCTTCTTTATGGACCTCCTGGAACTGGCAAGACATTATTAGCAAAAGCAATTTCCTGCAACGTagatgctaaattcttgaaggttcAACTCTTGTCTTTGTGCTGTGTGAACAAAGTGCTTGATGGgtgttataataaataaataaataaataaaatattttttttttcttttcaggtTGTATCTAGTACTATAATTCATAAATCTATTGGTGAAAGTGCAAGATTAATTAGGGAAATGTTTAAATATGCCCGCAATCATCAGGTATTGAGAACTTGCATTGCATCAAaacaggatttttttttcatgcccTTGTAGAATTGATTTTTACTATTTCCATCCTTTTTGTTTAGCCTTGCATCATATTCATGGATGAGATTGATGCCATTGCTGGACGACGTTCCAGTAACCGCAAAGGTTCTGATCGTGAAATTCAAAGAACCCTCAAGGAGCTGCTTAACCAGCTGGATGGATTAAATCATCTTGAAAAGGTGATTTCCTCTTCTGTGTTCCATGTTCACAATCCTAAGGAGATTCGCACTTGGTTAGAAAGTTgactacatacatatatatcttCTTTCTAAATTTGGATGTGTTATAACCAGGTCAAAATAATTATGGCTACAAATAGGCTTGATGTTCTTGACCCGGCTCTTCTTCGTCATGGTCGAATTGATCGGAAAATTGAAATTACATTACCAAATAGGAAGTCAAGGATGGAAATCTTCAAAATCCATGCAGAAGGAGTTACAAAACGTGGTGAAATTGACTATGAAGCAGTTGTGAAGCTTGCTGAGGTAGATTAAGGATACTTAAGAGTTATATGCATGCTGAAAATATTTCTCAATCTTTTCCTAATGGTTTATTCTATTGTATTGACTTTTCAGGGGTTCAATGGTGCTGATCTTCGTAATGTTTGTACTGAAGCTGGTCTGTTTGCTATTCGTGCAGAACGTGATTATGTTATTCATGGAGATTTCATCAAGGTAATGTATTTCCAAGTTGATAACGGAATTTAATGATGGAATTCTATCTGtattaaattcttaattgtCTTTGTCTTTCTGATCCTTCAGGGTGTGCGCAAACTGAATGAAGCAAAGAAACTGGAATCAAGCCCCTGACCGATACTTAGTCATTCTTTGCAATCTTGTACAGTTTTCATTAACTTTGCAGTTTACTCTGCATTAATCATAGGTTCCGATATCACattcatcattttcttttcctttctaagTTTGAAGTCAAAAGAAGGACTTCGCCGTTCATTGGCTTGtttgtataaaaaaacaaaagttgtaCCGCAAGTTCAAATCCTCATTGTATGTTTTTCGTCGACTACTAGTATATCCTTCACTGTCTGGTGTTCTGCTCAGTTTGTCAAATTTTATCCAGacgaaaaaaaacaattaaaaataaaatgcgtCTATCTTTAGGtggaaaataatgtttatatcgtttgaattttttaagaattgaaGTTACTTTGATAATAACTCAACATTTAcagaaaaatttacaaattgtaTTAATTCGAGGTACCGTACTTTGTCTactaattttatacttttctaataataataattttgtccaTAACTCAAGCATAAAACTAGATTATTTTGGCCGTTAGCGTTtgctttatattaatttcaTCAATCTATTTTAAAACAGGACTTGGGAAGAATCATTAACTTACAGAAAATTATTACACTACCATGGAATTCTAACTtacagaaaattttattttggaacttGCTATAAGGTGTTGAAGAGCTCGTGACCATCCAATCCAGAAAGAGGTTAACTTCTGCAGGTACTTATTCAAGATTCTGAGTGCACGGTTTTCAACTTAAATGCCGAATATACATGTCCTCTGGAACATCTGAACCAAGACTATTTGCACCTAAGGTTAATTCAAGCTATCACTTCCACTGCAATGAATCTAGAGCTTGTTGATGAATCTGTTTGTCACCGGCGGCCACAACATTAAAACCTGCTGCCACATGCACATAAGACAAGGCTTCAAAGGAGCGATACTCGATAAGTGACAAAAACTTGCATGACTTTTAGAGTTTCATTCATTGAAGGTGGCAAGAAGACCAAGAAAAGCAATTAGGAATGAAATTGAAACTAGAGCAAAGGCGCCATACATGTTGGGATTGAAAGTGGAGAAACCTCCCAAAACAGTTTATCTCCTTTCCAATCAGTTATGACACCTCCAGCGCCTTCAATAACAGGTATCAGTGCAAGAAAATCGTATGGctgaaatacaaaatttaacaaatattgTTTTAATCATCTTGGGTTACGTTTTGCTCTACATTGGTCAAAAGTTTCTAAAGTTAAACATGCAATCAAAGGCGAGAGTGCAGCATACCTTCAGACCAGACTCAACAACAAGATCCACAAAACCAGAAGACAAAAGAGCATATGCATAGCAGTCACAACCATATAAGGGAATTTTAACCTGTAAAGGTGCAAAAAGGAATAACAGAATGACAACaataaatatagataaatatattttgggaAACAGAAAAGTTTCATTTTGGCAATACTGAAGCATAGAGACATGACTAAGCAGAAGACAAAGTGCAGTGTGATATTTTGGATTCATATTCTCTGTGACACTTGATTATTTCAGAAGGATTGACTTTGAAATGGTCAAAAAGGTgttgtaaataatatttatagattttagAATCAAATTGACCAAGAAAGGTGAATTCAGAAATACAATAAGATTTTTTACAACACAAATGGGTTCATGTGAACCAACcatgtgtttttgaaattgTGATAAATACTTTAGTAGAAGCTAAACAGTATTAAAATTGGGAAATAGCATGCCTCAAACTAAATATTCTGACGGTATATTTGatcattttatcatattatgTGGAGACCTTGCTTCTAACACGGATGAATGCCTTTTCTGCATCTCCACTGAACAGATGTGGGCTTGTGGTATACCTATATAGGGAAAAATAACATAAGACTTGATACCAGTTAGACTTGTAAACCTATGCTAGCCATGTCAAAAGCTGCAGATGccagataataaaaataaattcaactaCTCTTTTTCCAGAACAACCCTCTTTTCCCTCTTCCACTGAAGAAACAATCCATAATAAAATTTgctaaggaaaaagaagaaatgtatACAAGTATGCTTGAGAAAGGTCCGCACAAGTGCGTGTAGATATTTCTTGTCCGTTCAGTGTAGTTCTCTTTCCAGTTATCCCGATCCACCTTTCTCGTAACACAGGTTGATCAATTATGCCAAGAATCTATTGAAAAGGAAACGAAACTCAACAACATAAAGTTTACGACTTAACTGAAAATGATGACAAGATCAATTTCAATTTGTAGTTTATCTTAACATCCTCTCTTTGTCTACAGTGTAACTATGTTGGTAAAAATACCAAGTATTACTTACAAATGAGTAAGTGTATCAGTTAATAGAAAGAATGCAATTAATCGATGTTGACATTTTCAATTGTTTTCTTTGCATTTGTTTTCATATTGTAAGgtataaagaaaaaagactcggactagtttaaaatattaaagaaatcaagATGATTGaatatctcaattttcttcattctttagCAAGAAAGTTGCAATAATTAGTGACGCAGTTCAAGGAAAATTAAGTGTGACCGGTTCTAACTCTATATAAGCATTCAAGTGATAAGAGATACTTACTGGGGTGCCATTTTGTAGAAGAGCAACGAGACTACCAAATACGGGTTTTCCTAAAATGGATACAAAACAAGCAGAGTCAAAGCGAAATTTGGGAACTCTGGCTCaacaatgaaagaaaattaCCAGTAATAAAGCTCTTTGTCCCGTCTATGGGATCTAATACCCAAACATAATCAGTATTCTTTTCTTTACACCTCCAACCATTTTCCTCTCCATAACTGCAATTTAGTGGAAATCCAAGGTTGAGCTTCAGTCTACAGAATCAACCATCCTGTTGCAAATTTTATGGAGTATTCCATGGGTTATGCTGCTGATCACCCATGTACATAAGCACTAGGGAAACAGCAGCATTATACACTTCTCTCTTGTTTagttgtaaattaaacaacataaaTTTCATTACAAATTTATCAATCTAAAGGCTAGAATTCTGGAGCATTGATAAAGTCAAGTTTTCTAATAGTAAATCCCTTATTTCATTAGGTTAAAGGGGCATAACAAGGAAGGATGCCTGACTTGTTATAAAATGGAAACTAGTATAAGCTTCTGATTCCATGTCAGCAAATGCGGAAAATGAGTGTGTAAATCTTTCGTGCTAGTAGGCAGTAGCTACCACTTCATTTGAATATTTCACTAACTGTATTATAACgaattgaacttttttttttaaaaaaaaaaaatctcgaaTTACTCGGCAACAAGAAGAAGGTGATgggattaaataataattacataGCATGAGAAGGGAAACTGTCTAGTATGATTGAAACCATAGCCTCCTCAGCCGATTGATCAGCAATGGTTACTGGACCTGCAATGCAACATTGAGTAAAAGCACAGACAGAAATAAAAAGCATTAGACAAAATGAAAAGGGATAAAAATGAAGTTACTGAGATCATGTTTGTGAATAACGTCGAAGTTTTTCCTGAAGTATTTGCGAATAATTTCTCCGGCAGCATCGGCAACTTTGTTACCGACCTCGGCGAAGTGATTGAGTTCAAGAGGCGAGCTGTGAGGTGCCATGGCTCTCAGACGAAAGGTACTATTATTGGGTATTGGGGACTGAGAGAGAAAATGGCACTGTGAGAACATTGCAATTGCCACAACCCAAAATTAATCCCAATCTCTTTGCTTGGCTTCAAAAACAAAACCACATGCCTCAATGGTACAAATCACGAGTTTTCCACTTCTCCATTCCTGCCCTTTTTAACGAGGCCGtttcaaatatatattcacctttatttaaattatatttttagttgttttgtgTGCCTGTCAAtctttttatgtaaaataaaagaaatcaaaacaaaaaatgagtattttgaaaaagataaagaaattgCGTTATGTAGACTGTATAGGGCGGAGATGAatgaaaagtttaaaaaataaaacttcaatCATATATTCCTTTTTAGTTTAACTCTACTTAAAGATAATAAGATTTAAACTAAGAAATGAGATAGAATAAGCCAATAGTATAATGTTATCTTTCCTCaccaaataacataaatttaattagaatgtaaTGACCATGcatatattgtaatttttttcttacaatatTTTCATTCATTCTTAGCTTCTCTGCTATAGGGCTAATTCCTACTTTCAGCATTCCTGGCAGAGGCATCAGTtagtttcttctcttga comes from the Glycine soja cultivar W05 chromosome 6, ASM419377v2, whole genome shotgun sequence genome and includes:
- the LOC114414045 gene encoding 26S proteasome regulatory subunit 10B homolog A-like, with the protein product MDEILRRLSAVAEYRRKFYLCQIIHYRIRAAKRVLRDAKKEYATTQSLRRGGQLVTLVEGPYNDHNQRFIVKSSSGADRHIVGIHSKVEKEKLVPGTRVSLDRTTMTIMRILPPQVDPFVYNMLHEDPINVKYAAVGGLSDQIRQLRESIELPLTNPELFLRVGIGMKLPKGVLLYGPPGTGKTLLAKAISCNVDAKFLKVVSSTIIHKSIGESARLIREMFKYARNHQPCIIFMDEIDAIAGRRSSNRKGSDREIQRTLKELLNQLDGLNHLEKVKIIMATNRLDVLDPALLRHGRIDRKIEITLPNRKSRMEIFKIHAEGVTKRGEIDYEAVVKLAEGFNGADLRNVCTEAGLFAIRAERDYVIHGDFIKGVRKLNEAKKLESSP
- the LOC114414466 gene encoding bifunctional phosphatase IMPL2, chloroplastic-like isoform X1, translated to MFSQCHFLSQSPIPNNSTFRLRAMAPHSSPLELNHFAEVGNKVADAAGEIIRKYFRKNFDVIHKHDLSPVTIADQSAEEAMVSIILDSFPSHAIYGEENGWRCKEKNTDYVWVLDPIDGTKSFITGKPVFGSLVALLQNGTPILGIIDQPVLRERWIGITGKRTTLNGQEISTRTCADLSQAYLYTTSPHLFSGDAEKAFIRVRSKVKIPLYGCDCYAYALLSSGFVDLVVESGLKPYDFLALIPVIEGAGGVITDWKGDKLFWEVSPLSIPTSGFNVVAAGDKQIHQQALDSLQWK
- the LOC114414466 gene encoding bifunctional phosphatase IMPL2, chloroplastic-like isoform X2; its protein translation is MFSQCHFLSQSPIPNNSTFRLRAMAPHSSPLELNHFAEVGNKVADAAGEIIRKYFRKNFDVIHKHDLSPVTIADQSAEEAMVSIILDSFPSHAIYGEENGWRCKEKNTDYVWVLDPIDGTKSFITGKPVFGSLVALLQNGTPILGIIDQPVLRERWIGITGKRTTLNGQEISTRTCADLSQAYLYTTSPHLFSGDAEKAFIRVRSKVKIPLYGCDCYAYALLSSGFVDLVVESGLKPYDFLALIPVIEGAGGVITDWKGDKLFWEVSPLSIPTCFNVVAAGDKQIHQQALDSLQWK